AGGTACATATCCGATAACGACGTGATAATGACCGCCGAGGCCAGTACCACGGTACTCTCAGCGCTCGCTAAAGCTTACGAGGCGGGGAAGAAGTTTCAGGTTGTTGTAACCGAAACTAGGCCGGAGTACCATGGTAGGTTAATGGCGATGGCGCTGGCCGATATAGGTATACCTACGACGCTTATCATCGACTCGGCTCATCGATGCTACATGAGGAAGGTGACTAGGGTGTTCCTGGGCTCAAGAGCCGTACTTCCAACAGGGGAGGTACTAGCTAAGGTAGGCTCCGCCGCTATAGCAGCGGCGGCTTACGAGGCGGGGGTTCCGGTGTTGATTCTGACCAATACGCACAAGTTCGTGGTTGAAGCAAGTTTAGCTGAGGAGGCCTTAAACTCGGAGGGCGACCCGTCATTAGTGTTTCCGGCGAGTGAAGCTGAAAGGTTAAGGATTAAGGTGGTCAACCCCGAGTACGATGTAATCCCGGCTAGGTACATATACCTAATAATCACGGAGAGAGGAGTTATACCTCCCCAGGGAGCTATCGTACTAGTTAGGGAGCTTTACGGTTGGCCGCTTGTATCGTTTAAACCCGAAGACCTATGGTGACCCCGCAGGTTGTTAAGTGATACGGAGTGGCTGGCATAGAGATAAGAAGGCTAAGTGAGCGTGACCTTGAGAAGTTAACGTTTGCTAACGGTTATAGTAGGTGGGTTTCCGCATCGGGCGAGAAAGGTAAGGTTGAACTTAAGGAGTTAATCCTGCAGAGGTTAAAGGATGGGTACGAGGTTTGGGCGGCTATAGATGGTAATGAGGTGGTAGGCTTCGTTATAGTGGGCACCTGGTACTTAATGCCCGGCGGAAAAACCATAGAAGCCGTGGAGGTGGCTAAACCGTATAGGGGTAAGGGTATTGGGTTTAACCTGTTAAATAAAATCCTTAAGGAGGATGGGGAGATATTTGTTCTATCCGCTTCACCTGAAGCGGGGTACGAGAAAGCTCTTGAAGAGTTCTATAAGAGGCTGGAGTTCGTCCCTTTAACCGAGGACTACATGATTAGGTTTCCGCCGGACGCTGGCAAGATTGAGAGGTGGATAAGGTACTTGGCTAGGTTAAACGAGATTTACGCCGCACTATTAAAGGAGCTACGTGAGGCGCGGAGAAGACTTGAGAAACCTGAAGACACGAAGCAGTTAAAGACGGAGTAAAACATATAATCGCGTTGCCTCCAAGTTTCAGAGGAGGTGGGATGATGGCATATAGGGCTAAGTTAGTGCTTAAAGCGCCTTTCGAGGGTGATAGGGGGATTATAAGGCTGGACAAGAAGACTATGGAGTATCTAGGGGTTAAGAAGGGTGATAAGGTTGAGGTTACCGCGAGCTTTTGGTCTATTCGCGGAACGTACACTATAGCCACGGTTGACGAGCTCCCCCTCGAAGACGAGGGGCAAGGAATAGCTAGACTAGCTAAGGATAGGCTTGAAGACGGAAACTTTAGGGTTGGGGATAAGGTTATAATAAGCCGGGCTTAACGCCCACCCCATCTTTTCGCCTACCTGCTTTGAGAATAGGGATATGCTCGCTCCAGTATCAAATACGGCCTCAACGTTCCTCATCCTTTTAAGGAATTGAAAAGCTATCGGAATAGTTGTGATGAAACCCTGTCAAGTTATTAATGTTGCCGGTGGCCTTCCTAGACGCAGCGACCTGC
This Candidatus Nezhaarchaeales archaeon DNA region includes the following protein-coding sequences:
- a CDS encoding GNAT family N-acetyltransferase, coding for MAGIEIRRLSERDLEKLTFANGYSRWVSASGEKGKVELKELILQRLKDGYEVWAAIDGNEVVGFVIVGTWYLMPGGKTIEAVEVAKPYRGKGIGFNLLNKILKEDGEIFVLSASPEAGYEKALEEFYKRLEFVPLTEDYMIRFPPDAGKIERWIRYLARLNEIYAALLKELREARRRLEKPEDTKQLKTE